A window of uncultured Methanoregula sp. genomic DNA:
ATTTCGTTGTCAACAAGCTCCAGCTCGGGGATGTCTCGGGGATCTTCCTTTCTGTTGAGAAAGGGCTGGACCCGGTGATCCTCTCCCAGATGAGCGCTTTTGTGGACCATATCATCGATTACGAGAAGGCGATCGATTCGCCGTGCATCCCGTAACGCGGAGGGCCGGGGCAGGGTGTGCAGTCAGGCACGCTTCCGGCAGGTGTCGATGAAGTGCGCAAACATGCCGGCACTTGCCACCGGGTGGAGATGCGTGTAACTGCCAAGGGTATTGTTGCTGACCGCACCATCCAGGTTCTCCCGGATCCCGACACCGCGGGAGAGGGTGTAGGCGTACCGGGTCTCTTTTGCCAGGTCAACGTCCGAGTAATGGAACTCGTGTCCCCGGAACGCCGCTGCACCGAACGGGGATCCCGCTGAGCAGGTTCCCTCGACATAGCTGACAACCCGCCGGGCAGGCATCCGGGTCTCGCCCGGAAACACCCCGCACATCGCGTAGTTCTCATCAGCGGGGAGATCATGCCATCCTTCTTTGAGCCGGATCCGGTCGGTCAGATACATCAGGCCCCCGCATTCCGCGTACACCGGGGTCCCGTTCCGGGAAATTTCTGATATCGCTTCCCGCATCCGGTCGTTCTTCTCCAGCTCGCCGGCGAAGAGTTCCGGGTAACCCCCGCCGATTATGTAACCGTCCGCATCCGGCAGCCGGTCATGGACCGGGCTGAAGGGAACCACCGATGCCCCGAGCGAGGGAAGGAGATCGAAGAGATCGGCATAATAGAAATTGAACGCCTCGTCAAGAGCAACCCCGATCGTGACATCCGGTTCCTGCTTTTTGTCAAAGAGCATGGCCGGAGAGGACGGGACCGGTGCATCCTTCATGATCCGGCAAAACGCATCGAGATCCACGTACCGCTCGATGAGACCCGTGATGGTCCGGATCCGGTCCCCGAACTCATCGCTCCGGGATCCTTCCCGGTACGGGACGAGACCGAGATGGCGCATGGCAAGCTGCATCTCTTCCATCCGGGGGATCGCACCGATCACCGGGATACCGCAGTAATGCTCGATGGCCGCGGTGGCCTTGGTGCGGTGCTGCTCTCCCTTGATATTGTTGAGGATGACTCCGGCAATGGTGAGATCGGGATCAAAGGACTGGAACCCTTTGACAACCGCGGCTGCACTGCGGGTGATGCTCTGGGCCGAGACTACAAGGACAACCGGAAGGTCGAGGGCTTTTGCAACGGCAGCAGTGCTTCCGGTATCGGTGAGGGCTTCTGCCCCTTCGTACAGCCCCCGGACCCCTTCGATGATGGCGATATCCGCGTCCCGGCACCCGTACGCAAAAATATCCTTCACCTGCGGCCCGGAGAGCGTGTAACTGTCCAGGTTCCGGCAGGGCCTTTTTGAAACTGCTGAAAGATACGAGGGATCGATATAGTCCATCCCTACCTTGAAGGTCTGGACCCGGGATTTTTCTGACAGAAGGGCGGTAAGAGCAAGCGTGATGCTCGTCTTCCCGCTGCCGGACCGGTCGCCTGAGATGAGCACCTGCTTCATACCAGGCTCCGGAGCACGGCGCCGAACTCACTCTCCACAACTGCCCGGACCCCGAGGGTTTTGGGGTGAAGATCCACTTCAACCATCACGTGCTTGTGACCGAGATCCCGGAGAGGTTCCACCTGCCGGGGCCCGTTCGTGATCGAGAAGCACTCGATCCCGTCCGTGTACTCCTGCGGGATTGCATGGGGAACACCGGTGATGAGGGCAAAGCCGGGTGCAATCTTTCGGAGAATCTTCCCGAGGGCATCCCCGTTCGCCCCGTACTCGTCCAGCGCCCCGACAAGGCGGGGAGTTACCCCGCGGGCTTTCATCTCGTCAAGAATCCGCTCTGCATCGGCCCGCACTTTGGGCAGGCCGCGCTGGTCGAGGTTCGCGATGTACGTGATATCCGCTGCCGGACAGGCATCGTGGAGCGCGATGAGGGCATCGGAGAACATGTACGCGGTCTCTTTCTTGGCATTCAGGATGGCAACGCCTTTCTTCCCGCTCCTGGCAAGTTCGAGAAGGCGCTTTGCCGCCACATGTTTCAGGTCTCCCCGGGACGGCTCGATGTAGGCTTTGCAGGCCGCACCCCGGACCCGCTCAACCTCGTTTGCCTTCTCCATCAGGAACCGCTGCCGGTCCATCTCTTCTGCAGAGATCCACCCGACCCCCTCGGCAGCTTCCAGGGTCCGGAGAACTCCCGCGATATTCTCGGGGTAGCCGGCATGGATGTCGACTGCGATTGTCGGCGTGGTGATGCCGGCCCCGTCAATGGCGGACTGGAGATCTTCGCCAATGATCATGGAGACGCAGGTCCCGATAACAGCAATCCGCTGCGGGGAGAACGTATCCTCGGCGTATCGCAGGACTTCTTCTAAGGGATTCTGGCCCCCGAAGATGAATTCATTGTCTGCAAGGGATGTGGTCAGGACCCGCATCCCGTCCTCTTCAAGGAGCCGGGCATGCTTGAACGAGCAGCCGGAGGGGCCGTGAAGGACGGACACATCCACCTTGAGATCGCGGGCGGTGTAAAGGGCGGCAACAATCGAACTGGGCCGGGGGTGCATGGATTTCATCTCAATCATCTCCAGGTTTTTACCGAAAGGACAAGGGATCCTGAAAGAGTGTTGTCCTTTGCAAGGGAATAGCCTTCTTCAAGCGTGGCCGCCCGGGCGGTTATGACGGGCTCCAGCTCCCGGAATTCCGGAGTATCCCGGGCCGGCAGCTCTCCCACCCAGATGACCCGGGCCGGCTCTGTCTCGCGGATCACGGAGAGGATCTGGTCCGGCAGGAAATTTTCGCAGACTTTGCCGTCACCCGCAGCCTGGCCGATGACGAGCGTGACTTCAGGGATGCCGGAAAG
This region includes:
- the cfbB gene encoding Ni-sirohydrochlorin a,c-diamide synthase; translation: MKQVLISGDRSGSGKTSITLALTALLSEKSRVQTFKVGMDYIDPSYLSAVSKRPCRNLDSYTLSGPQVKDIFAYGCRDADIAIIEGVRGLYEGAEALTDTGSTAAVAKALDLPVVLVVSAQSITRSAAAVVKGFQSFDPDLTIAGVILNNIKGEQHRTKATAAIEHYCGIPVIGAIPRMEEMQLAMRHLGLVPYREGSRSDEFGDRIRTITGLIERYVDLDAFCRIMKDAPVPSSPAMLFDKKQEPDVTIGVALDEAFNFYYADLFDLLPSLGASVVPFSPVHDRLPDADGYIIGGGYPELFAGELEKNDRMREAISEISRNGTPVYAECGGLMYLTDRIRLKEGWHDLPADENYAMCGVFPGETRMPARRVVSYVEGTCSAGSPFGAAAFRGHEFHYSDVDLAKETRYAYTLSRGVGIRENLDGAVSNNTLGSYTHLHPVASAGMFAHFIDTCRKRA
- the cfbD gene encoding Ni-sirohydrochlorin a,c-diamide reductive cyclase catalytic subunit, which produces MKSMHPRPSSIVAALYTARDLKVDVSVLHGPSGCSFKHARLLEEDGMRVLTTSLADNEFIFGGQNPLEEVLRYAEDTFSPQRIAVIGTCVSMIIGEDLQSAIDGAGITTPTIAVDIHAGYPENIAGVLRTLEAAEGVGWISAEEMDRQRFLMEKANEVERVRGAACKAYIEPSRGDLKHVAAKRLLELARSGKKGVAILNAKKETAYMFSDALIALHDACPAADITYIANLDQRGLPKVRADAERILDEMKARGVTPRLVGALDEYGANGDALGKILRKIAPGFALITGVPHAIPQEYTDGIECFSITNGPRQVEPLRDLGHKHVMVEVDLHPKTLGVRAVVESEFGAVLRSLV